A region from the Triticum urartu cultivar G1812 chromosome 1, Tu2.1, whole genome shotgun sequence genome encodes:
- the LOC125520792 gene encoding probable monofunctional riboflavin biosynthesis protein RIBA 3, chloroplastic isoform X3, with product MTAFFQIASEQDDEKGDNEGDLIMAADQASPESIAFMIRNGSGIISVGMKEEDLERLMLPMMSPVTEIGDISAVASTVTVDARVGISTGVSAADRAKTILALASPDSKPSDLRRPGHIFPLKYRNGGVLKRAGHTEASVDLVALAGLRPVSVLSTIIDPKDGSMASTQALKQMALEHDVPIVSIADLIRYRRKREKLVELIAVSRLPTKWGLFRAYCYQSKLDGTEHIAVAKGDIGDGEDVLVRVHSECLTGDILGSARCDCGEQLDLAMQLIEKAGRGVLVYLRGHEGRGIGLGQKLRAYNLQDQGSDTVEANVELGLAIDSREYGIGAQILRDIGVRTMRLMTNNPAKFVGLKGYGLAVVGRVPVISPITKENQKYLETKRTKMGHLYGSDLPGGLLKEFLNPTEDNATN from the exons ATGACTGCCTTTTTTCAAATCGCCAGTGAGCAAG ATGACGAGAAGGGTGACAACGAAGGGGATCTTATCATGGCAGCCGATCAAGCCAGCCCAGAATCAATTGCATTCATGATCAGAAATGGTTCCGGCATCATCTCAGTGGGCATGAAGGAAGAGGACCTAGAAAGGTTGATGCTTCCTATGATGTCTCCGGTCACGGAAATTGGTGACATTTCAGCTGTTGCTTCCACAGTGACAGTG GATGCGAGAGTGGGCATATCCACTGGTGTATCAGCTGCAGACAGGGCAAAGACCATCCTTGCTCTGGCCTCCCCTGACTCCAAGCCCAGTGATCTCAGAAGGCCAGGCCACATATTCCCCCTCAAGTACCGGAATGGAGGCGTGCTAAAAAGAGCCGGGCACACCGAGGCGTCGGTGGATCTTGTCGCATTGGCCGGCTTACGCCCTGTATCTGTCCTTTCAACCATCATCGACCCGAAGGACGGCTCGATGGCATCAACACAAGCGCTGAAACAGATGGCTTTGGAGCATGATGTCCCGATTGTTTCGATCGCTGATCTCATCCG GTACAGGAGGAAAAGGGAGAAGCTGGTGGAATTGATCGCTGTATCTCGTTTGCCTACTAAATGGGGCCTATTCCGTGCTTACTGCTACCAATCCAAGCTGGATGGAACTGAGCACATCGCTGTTGCAAAG GGTGATATTGGCGATGGAGAAGACGTGCTGGTGAGGGTGCATTCAGAGTGCCTGACCGGCGACATCCTCGGCTCCGCCCGCTGCGACTGTGGCGAGCAGCTGGACCTGGCGATGCAGCTGATCGAGAAGGCCGGCCGCGGCGTCCTCGTGTACCTACGCGGACATGAAGGCCGAGGCATCGGGCTCGGCCAGAAGCTCCGCGCCTACAACCTGCAGGACCAAGGCAGCGACACGGTGGAGGCCAACGTCGAGCTCGGCCTCGCCATCGACTCCCGCGAGTACGGCATCGGCGCCCAG ATTCTCAGGGACATTGGCGTGCGCACGATGCGGCTGATGACGAACAACCCGGCCAAATTCGTGGGGCTCAAGGGGTACGGGCTCGCGGTGGTGGGCCGGGTCCCGGTGATCTCGCCGATCACAAAGGAGAACCAGAAATACCTCGAGACCAAGAGGACCAAGATGGGGCACCTCTACGGCTCCGACCTCCCCGGAGGCCTCCTCAAGGAATTCCTCAACCCTACGGAAGACAACGCCACGAACTAA
- the LOC125520792 gene encoding probable monofunctional riboflavin biosynthesis protein RIBA 3, chloroplastic isoform X4, with protein sequence MAADQASPESIAFMIRNGSGIISVGMKEEDLERLMLPMMSPVTEIGDISAVASTVTVDARVGISTGVSAADRAKTILALASPDSKPSDLRRPGHIFPLKYRNGGVLKRAGHTEASVDLVALAGLRPVSVLSTIIDPKDGSMASTQALKQMALEHDVPIVSIADLIRYRRKREKLVELIAVSRLPTKWGLFRAYCYQSKLDGTEHIAVAKGDIGDGEDVLVRVHSECLTGDILGSARCDCGEQLDLAMQLIEKAGRGVLVYLRGHEGRGIGLGQKLRAYNLQDQGSDTVEANVELGLAIDSREYGIGAQILRDIGVRTMRLMTNNPAKFVGLKGYGLAVVGRVPVISPITKENQKYLETKRTKMGHLYGSDLPGGLLKEFLNPTEDNATN encoded by the exons ATGGCAGCCGATCAAGCCAGCCCAGAATCAATTGCATTCATGATCAGAAATGGTTCCGGCATCATCTCAGTGGGCATGAAGGAAGAGGACCTAGAAAGGTTGATGCTTCCTATGATGTCTCCGGTCACGGAAATTGGTGACATTTCAGCTGTTGCTTCCACAGTGACAGTG GATGCGAGAGTGGGCATATCCACTGGTGTATCAGCTGCAGACAGGGCAAAGACCATCCTTGCTCTGGCCTCCCCTGACTCCAAGCCCAGTGATCTCAGAAGGCCAGGCCACATATTCCCCCTCAAGTACCGGAATGGAGGCGTGCTAAAAAGAGCCGGGCACACCGAGGCGTCGGTGGATCTTGTCGCATTGGCCGGCTTACGCCCTGTATCTGTCCTTTCAACCATCATCGACCCGAAGGACGGCTCGATGGCATCAACACAAGCGCTGAAACAGATGGCTTTGGAGCATGATGTCCCGATTGTTTCGATCGCTGATCTCATCCG GTACAGGAGGAAAAGGGAGAAGCTGGTGGAATTGATCGCTGTATCTCGTTTGCCTACTAAATGGGGCCTATTCCGTGCTTACTGCTACCAATCCAAGCTGGATGGAACTGAGCACATCGCTGTTGCAAAG GGTGATATTGGCGATGGAGAAGACGTGCTGGTGAGGGTGCATTCAGAGTGCCTGACCGGCGACATCCTCGGCTCCGCCCGCTGCGACTGTGGCGAGCAGCTGGACCTGGCGATGCAGCTGATCGAGAAGGCCGGCCGCGGCGTCCTCGTGTACCTACGCGGACATGAAGGCCGAGGCATCGGGCTCGGCCAGAAGCTCCGCGCCTACAACCTGCAGGACCAAGGCAGCGACACGGTGGAGGCCAACGTCGAGCTCGGCCTCGCCATCGACTCCCGCGAGTACGGCATCGGCGCCCAG ATTCTCAGGGACATTGGCGTGCGCACGATGCGGCTGATGACGAACAACCCGGCCAAATTCGTGGGGCTCAAGGGGTACGGGCTCGCGGTGGTGGGCCGGGTCCCGGTGATCTCGCCGATCACAAAGGAGAACCAGAAATACCTCGAGACCAAGAGGACCAAGATGGGGCACCTCTACGGCTCCGACCTCCCCGGAGGCCTCCTCAAGGAATTCCTCAACCCTACGGAAGACAACGCCACGAACTAA
- the LOC125520812 gene encoding histone H2B.11-like — translation MAPKAEKKPAEKKPAEEKAEKAPKGEKKPKAEKRLPAAKEGGGGGGSDKKAKKKAKKSLETYKIYIFKVLKQVHPDIGISSKAMSIMNSFINDIFEKLAQEAAKLARYNKKPTITSREIQTSVRLVLPGELAKHAVSEGTKAVTKFTSS, via the coding sequence ATGGCGCCCAAGGCGGAGAAGAAGCCCGCGGAGAAGAAGCCGGCGGAGGAGAAGGCGGAGAAGGCGCCCAAGGgggagaagaagcccaaggcggAGAAGCGGCTGCCGGCGGCCaaggagggcggcggcggcggcggctcggacaagaaggccaagaagaaggccaagaagagcTTGGAGACGTACAAGATCTACATCTTCAAGGTGCTGAAACAGGTGCACCCGGACATCGGCATCTCCTCCAAGGCCATGTCCATCATGAACTCCTTCATCAACGACATCTTCGAGAAGCTCGCGCAGGAGGCCGCCAAGCTCGCCCGGTACAACAAGAAGCCCACCATCACCTCCCGCGAGATCCAGACCTCCGTCCGCCTCGTCCTCCCCGGCGAGCTCGCCAAGCACGCTGTCTCCGAGGGCACCAAGGCCGTCACCAAGTTCACCTCCTCCTAG
- the LOC125520823 gene encoding very-long-chain (3R)-3-hydroxyacyl-CoA dehydratase 2-like yields the protein MARPSRLYLLAYNSLQAIGWSLALLRLLPCLAPPVSVRPAYAAAGDHICFLQTCAVLETVHAAVGLVPTSPFLAFLQWGGRTHFILALLRQIPEVQGSPSVFITFMAWSISEVIRYSHYALTTLKVCPAWMTYLRYTAFIPLYPIGVGPGEMWTMYQALPFVKERDLYSGFFAKFSMSYHSFLVGVLLCYPLLWLKLYLHVFKQRKSKLGKGGRKKRA from the exons ATGGCGCGCCCCTCGCGGCTCTACCTCCTCGCCTACAACTCCCTCCAGGCCATCGGATG GTCGCTCGCCTTGCTCCGCCTCCTGCCCTGCCTCGCCCCTCCCGTCTCCGTCCGCCCCGCGTacgccgccgccggcgaccacaTAT GCTTTCTGCAAACCTGCGCGGTTCTTGAAACGGTCCATGCCGCCGTCG GATTGGTACCCACCTCGCCGTTTCTTGCTTTCCTGCAATGGGGAGGGAGGACTCATTTCATTCTCGCCCTTCTCCGGCAAATCCCTGAG GTTCAGGGCAGTCCCTCTGTGTTCATAACGTTTATGGCTTGGAGCATATCTGAG GTCATTCGATACTCTCACTATGCTCTGACCACGTTAAAAGTTTGTCCAGCATGGATGACTTACCTCAG GTACACTGCCTTTATCCCGCTGTATCCAATCGGGGTAGGACCAGGAGAAA TGTGGACTATGTACCAAGCTCTTCCATTTGTGAAGGAGAGGGACCTTTACTCAGGCTTCTTTGCAAAGTTCTCCATGAGCTACCATTCCTTTCTGGTG GGTGTGCTGCTGTGCTATCCGCTTCTGTGGCTGAAGCTGTACCTGCATGTGTTCAAGCAGCGCAAGTCCAAGCTGGGAAAGGGGGGCAGGAAGAAACGGGCATGA
- the LOC125520832 gene encoding 50S ribosomal protein L17-like, protein MGNFRKLGRHAAHRVSMLRTMVSQLVKHERIETTVAKAKEVRRKADQMVQLGKDGTLDAARRASAFVRGDDVVHKLFTELAYRYKDRAGGYTRLLRTRIRIGDAAPMAYIEFVDRENELREAKPATPPPPQCAPLDPWTKSRASQQWAGPKVSQNSKTEGL, encoded by the exons atggggAACTTCCGCAAGCTTGGCCGCCACGCCGCCCACCGCGTCTCCATGCTCAG GACGATGGTGTCGCAGCTGGTGAAGCACGAGCGGATCGAGACCACCGTCGCCAAG GCGAAGGAGGTGCGGCGGAAAGCAGATCAGATGGTGCAGCTCGGCAAAGAT GGTACACTTGATGCCGCAAGACGTGCCTCGGCATTTGTTCGGGGTGATGACGTCGTTCACAAGTTATTCACAGAGCTTGCGTACCGCTACAA GGATCGAGCTGGTGGGTATACAAGACTATTGCGAACCAGGATACGAATTGGCGATGCTGCACCAATGGCTTACATCGA GTTTGTCGACCGGGAGAATGAACTTCGAGAGGCCAAACCTGCGACTCCACCGCCACCCCAGTGTGCCCCTCTTGATCCATGGACCAAGTCCCGTGCCAGCCAACAGTGGGCAGGGCCTAAAGTCAGCCAGAACTCCAAAACAGAAGGGCTATGA
- the LOC125520792 gene encoding probable monofunctional riboflavin biosynthesis protein RIBA 3, chloroplastic isoform X2: MPLLTQGRRNDPLNENKNGPISQELNGSSASFTTVGAEITQETGDFFSSDAEGDPDKPTEGFSSIEDAINSLREGKFVIAVDDEKGDNEGDLIMAADQASPESIAFMIRNGSGIISVGMKEEDLERLMLPMMSPVTEIGDISAVASTVTVDARVGISTGVSAADRAKTILALASPDSKPSDLRRPGHIFPLKYRNGGVLKRAGHTEASVDLVALAGLRPVSVLSTIIDPKDGSMASTQALKQMALEHDVPIVSIADLIRYRRKREKLVELIAVSRLPTKWGLFRAYCYQSKLDGTEHIAVAKGDIGDGEDVLVRVHSECLTGDILGSARCDCGEQLDLAMQLIEKAGRGVLVYLRGHEGRGIGLGQKLRAYNLQDQGSDTVEANVELGLAIDSREYGIGAQILRDIGVRTMRLMTNNPAKFVGLKGYGLAVVGRVPVISPITKENQKYLETKRTKMGHLYGSDLPGGLLKEFLNPTEDNATN, encoded by the exons ATGCCACTGTTAACGCAAG GGCGTCGAAATGATCCTTTGAACGAGAACAAGAATGGGCCCATTTCACAAGAACTAAACGGGTCCAGTGCTTCCTTCACAACTGTTGGTGCTGAAATCACTCAAGAAACAGGAGATTTCTTTAGTAGTGATGCCGAGGGTGACCCTGATAAACCGACGGAGGGTTTCTCCTCGATCGAGGATGCTATAAATTCGCTGCGGGAGGGAAAG TTTGTTATTGCCGTAGATGACGAGAAGGGTGACAACGAAGGGGATCTTATCATGGCAGCCGATCAAGCCAGCCCAGAATCAATTGCATTCATGATCAGAAATGGTTCCGGCATCATCTCAGTGGGCATGAAGGAAGAGGACCTAGAAAGGTTGATGCTTCCTATGATGTCTCCGGTCACGGAAATTGGTGACATTTCAGCTGTTGCTTCCACAGTGACAGTG GATGCGAGAGTGGGCATATCCACTGGTGTATCAGCTGCAGACAGGGCAAAGACCATCCTTGCTCTGGCCTCCCCTGACTCCAAGCCCAGTGATCTCAGAAGGCCAGGCCACATATTCCCCCTCAAGTACCGGAATGGAGGCGTGCTAAAAAGAGCCGGGCACACCGAGGCGTCGGTGGATCTTGTCGCATTGGCCGGCTTACGCCCTGTATCTGTCCTTTCAACCATCATCGACCCGAAGGACGGCTCGATGGCATCAACACAAGCGCTGAAACAGATGGCTTTGGAGCATGATGTCCCGATTGTTTCGATCGCTGATCTCATCCG GTACAGGAGGAAAAGGGAGAAGCTGGTGGAATTGATCGCTGTATCTCGTTTGCCTACTAAATGGGGCCTATTCCGTGCTTACTGCTACCAATCCAAGCTGGATGGAACTGAGCACATCGCTGTTGCAAAG GGTGATATTGGCGATGGAGAAGACGTGCTGGTGAGGGTGCATTCAGAGTGCCTGACCGGCGACATCCTCGGCTCCGCCCGCTGCGACTGTGGCGAGCAGCTGGACCTGGCGATGCAGCTGATCGAGAAGGCCGGCCGCGGCGTCCTCGTGTACCTACGCGGACATGAAGGCCGAGGCATCGGGCTCGGCCAGAAGCTCCGCGCCTACAACCTGCAGGACCAAGGCAGCGACACGGTGGAGGCCAACGTCGAGCTCGGCCTCGCCATCGACTCCCGCGAGTACGGCATCGGCGCCCAG ATTCTCAGGGACATTGGCGTGCGCACGATGCGGCTGATGACGAACAACCCGGCCAAATTCGTGGGGCTCAAGGGGTACGGGCTCGCGGTGGTGGGCCGGGTCCCGGTGATCTCGCCGATCACAAAGGAGAACCAGAAATACCTCGAGACCAAGAGGACCAAGATGGGGCACCTCTACGGCTCCGACCTCCCCGGAGGCCTCCTCAAGGAATTCCTCAACCCTACGGAAGACAACGCCACGAACTAA
- the LOC125520792 gene encoding probable monofunctional riboflavin biosynthesis protein RIBA 3, chloroplastic isoform X1, translating into MDCVLLSSHLSSHATVNARLQQCSVSLNSIGFAVIRKGCLRLRCYAIGDAGRRNDPLNENKNGPISQELNGSSASFTTVGAEITQETGDFFSSDAEGDPDKPTEGFSSIEDAINSLREGKFVIAVDDEKGDNEGDLIMAADQASPESIAFMIRNGSGIISVGMKEEDLERLMLPMMSPVTEIGDISAVASTVTVDARVGISTGVSAADRAKTILALASPDSKPSDLRRPGHIFPLKYRNGGVLKRAGHTEASVDLVALAGLRPVSVLSTIIDPKDGSMASTQALKQMALEHDVPIVSIADLIRYRRKREKLVELIAVSRLPTKWGLFRAYCYQSKLDGTEHIAVAKGDIGDGEDVLVRVHSECLTGDILGSARCDCGEQLDLAMQLIEKAGRGVLVYLRGHEGRGIGLGQKLRAYNLQDQGSDTVEANVELGLAIDSREYGIGAQILRDIGVRTMRLMTNNPAKFVGLKGYGLAVVGRVPVISPITKENQKYLETKRTKMGHLYGSDLPGGLLKEFLNPTEDNATN; encoded by the exons ATGGACTGCGTTCTTCTGAGCTCACACTTGTCGTCCCATGCCACTGTTAACGCAAG GCTTCAGCAATGCTCTGTTAGTCTCAACAGTATAGGATTTGCAGTTATCAGAAAGGGATGCTTAAGATTAAGGTGCTATGCAATTGGTGATGCAGGGCGTCGAAATGATCCTTTGAACGAGAACAAGAATGGGCCCATTTCACAAGAACTAAACGGGTCCAGTGCTTCCTTCACAACTGTTGGTGCTGAAATCACTCAAGAAACAGGAGATTTCTTTAGTAGTGATGCCGAGGGTGACCCTGATAAACCGACGGAGGGTTTCTCCTCGATCGAGGATGCTATAAATTCGCTGCGGGAGGGAAAG TTTGTTATTGCCGTAGATGACGAGAAGGGTGACAACGAAGGGGATCTTATCATGGCAGCCGATCAAGCCAGCCCAGAATCAATTGCATTCATGATCAGAAATGGTTCCGGCATCATCTCAGTGGGCATGAAGGAAGAGGACCTAGAAAGGTTGATGCTTCCTATGATGTCTCCGGTCACGGAAATTGGTGACATTTCAGCTGTTGCTTCCACAGTGACAGTG GATGCGAGAGTGGGCATATCCACTGGTGTATCAGCTGCAGACAGGGCAAAGACCATCCTTGCTCTGGCCTCCCCTGACTCCAAGCCCAGTGATCTCAGAAGGCCAGGCCACATATTCCCCCTCAAGTACCGGAATGGAGGCGTGCTAAAAAGAGCCGGGCACACCGAGGCGTCGGTGGATCTTGTCGCATTGGCCGGCTTACGCCCTGTATCTGTCCTTTCAACCATCATCGACCCGAAGGACGGCTCGATGGCATCAACACAAGCGCTGAAACAGATGGCTTTGGAGCATGATGTCCCGATTGTTTCGATCGCTGATCTCATCCG GTACAGGAGGAAAAGGGAGAAGCTGGTGGAATTGATCGCTGTATCTCGTTTGCCTACTAAATGGGGCCTATTCCGTGCTTACTGCTACCAATCCAAGCTGGATGGAACTGAGCACATCGCTGTTGCAAAG GGTGATATTGGCGATGGAGAAGACGTGCTGGTGAGGGTGCATTCAGAGTGCCTGACCGGCGACATCCTCGGCTCCGCCCGCTGCGACTGTGGCGAGCAGCTGGACCTGGCGATGCAGCTGATCGAGAAGGCCGGCCGCGGCGTCCTCGTGTACCTACGCGGACATGAAGGCCGAGGCATCGGGCTCGGCCAGAAGCTCCGCGCCTACAACCTGCAGGACCAAGGCAGCGACACGGTGGAGGCCAACGTCGAGCTCGGCCTCGCCATCGACTCCCGCGAGTACGGCATCGGCGCCCAG ATTCTCAGGGACATTGGCGTGCGCACGATGCGGCTGATGACGAACAACCCGGCCAAATTCGTGGGGCTCAAGGGGTACGGGCTCGCGGTGGTGGGCCGGGTCCCGGTGATCTCGCCGATCACAAAGGAGAACCAGAAATACCTCGAGACCAAGAGGACCAAGATGGGGCACCTCTACGGCTCCGACCTCCCCGGAGGCCTCCTCAAGGAATTCCTCAACCCTACGGAAGACAACGCCACGAACTAA